From one Tachysurus vachellii isolate PV-2020 chromosome 23, HZAU_Pvac_v1, whole genome shotgun sequence genomic stretch:
- the ftcd gene encoding formimidoyltransferase-cyclodeaminase — MAKLVECVPNFSEGRDKEVIKAIADAISATEGCSVLDVDPGASTNRTVYTFVGSPQAVVEGALNAASAAFSLIDMTKHKGEHPRSGAMDVCPFIPVQNTSMEECVTCANEFGRRLAEMLHVPVYLYGEAARTESRRSLPSIRAGEYEALAEKLKKSEWTPDFGPSTFVPSWGATVTGARKFLIAYNVNLLSTKEQAHRISLDIREQGRGKGQPGLLKKVQGMGWYLDEENLAQVSTNILDFEVTPLHTVYEEICRDARELNLSVVGSQIVGLIPLKAVLDCAEFYIQKGKLFILEEEHRVRLVISKLGLDSLGPFVPKERIIEYMVEANQIERQLASLSLRQFVQSVGARTPAPGGGSVSAAIAAMGAALGCMVGQMTYGKKQFEALDSVMRKLIPPFHQAMNELLLTVDADSTAFNSYMAALKMPKSTAEETERRQKAMQEGLKKAVSVPMSLAERVTLLWPTLKELVIHGNLACKSDVQVAAKALETAVFGAYYNVIINLKDITDETFRSAMEERASALLKQARESANEVLDAANKRQ; from the exons ATGGCCAAGCTGGTGGAGTGTGTGCCCAACTTCTCGGAGGGACGAGATAAAGAG GTGATTAAGGCCATCGCTGATGCCATTTCTGCTACAGAGGGCTGCAGTGTGCTGGACGTGGACCCCGGGGCCTCCACTAACCGCACCGTCTACACCTTCGTAGGCTCTCCACAGGCCGTGGTAGAGGGAGCACTGAATGCCGCCAGTGCTGCCTTCAGCCTCATCGACATGACCAAGCACAagg gtgagcaCCCTCGGAGCGGCGCTATGGATGTTTGTCCCTTCATCCCAGTGCAGAACACCAGCATGGAGGAGTGTGTGACCTGCGCTAATGAGTTTGGGAGGAGATTAGCAGAGATGCTGCATGTtccag tgtatcTGTACGGAGAGGCAGCGAGGACTGAGAGCAGGCGTTCTCTGCCGTCTATCCGTGCAGGAGAGTATGAAGCTTTAGCAGAGAAG CTGAAGAAGAGTGAATGGACTCCAGACTTTGGTCCATCTACATTTGTCCCTTCGTGGGGCGCCACAGTCACCGGCGCTCGAAAATTCCTCATCGCTTACAACGTCAACCTGCTGAGCACCAAGGAACAAGCTCACCGCATCTCTCTGGACATCCGAGAGCAGGGCAGGGGCAAAGGACAG CCAGGGCTGCTGAAGAAGGTGCAGGGGATGGGCTGGTACCTGGATGAGGAGAACCTGGCTCAGGTGTCCACCAACATCCTGGACTTTGAGGTCACGCCGCTCCACACCGTCTATGAGGAAATCTGCAGAGATGcaaga GAGTTGAACCTGTCGGTGGTCGGCTCTCAGATTGTCGGACTGATTCCTCTAAAAGCGGTTCTGGACTGCGCAGAATTTTACATCCAGAAAGGGAAACTTTTCATCTTAGAAGAGGAGCACAGAGTGCGGCTG gtgattAGTAAACTGGGTTTGGACTCTCTGGGGCCGTTTGTTCCTAAAGAGAGAATCATAGA GTACATGGTGGAAGCCAATCAGATTGAGAGACAGTTGGCGTCTCTTTCTCTGCGCCAGTTTGTCCAAAGTGTCGGCGCTCGAACCCCGGCGCCTGGAGGGGGCTCCGTTTCTGCTGCCATTGCTGCCATG ggtgcaGCTCTGGGCTGTATGGTGGGACAGATGACGTACGGTAAGAAGCAGTTTGAGGCATTGGATAGTGTGATGAGGAAACTCATCCCTCCTTTCCATCAGGCCATGAACGAGCTGCTGCTAACCGTTGACGCTGATTCAACTGCCTTCAACAGctacatg GCTGCGTTGAAAATGCCCAAGAGCACAGCGGAGGAAACTGAGAG gagACAGAAGGCCATGCAGGAGGGACTGAAGAAGGCTGTCAGTGTTCCCATGTCTCTGGCTGAGAGAGTGACACTGCTGTGGCCAACGCTGAAGGAGCTGGTGATACATGGCAACCTGGCCTGCAAGTCAGATGTCCAG gtAGCAGCTAAAGCTCTGGAGACAGCCGTGTTTGGTGCTTACTACAATGTCATCATCAACCTCAAAGACATCACTGATGAGACGTTCAGGAGTGCC ATGGAGGAGAGAGCATCTGCACTGCTAAAGCAGGCCAGAGAGAGTGCTAATGAAGTGCTGGATGCTGCAAATAAAcgccaataa